A genomic region of Botrytis cinerea B05.10 chromosome 9, complete sequence contains the following coding sequences:
- the Bcatf1 gene encoding Bcatf1: protein MPTFSKIGSSPVEEKFLPAAADSTVPDITVKPVHLDVGRQLPNIPVPPQNNISDYLSKRALANNSHEEEENPFDSQFGGGPVKSNLPAKTPGGTLLPSIQALQSASSPGFGLSGLRSGPLSPNMLTGPKEPAEDYFSADHNLISDGPRGYTPVTSDMRGMHSRVLPTPSPGGYSFGGSVQTPGLAEFQRTAIQAASLAAQQQRDMNVTSQPQQHNEDNHNVLSNYPDNDSLNAAASLQLLTQTSASSRDSSPHHNLALGQSRQPPFSAQQHILNRNHQMLNQNMQPVQANGQVPGRPNNHPLTNGHSGTRNNSIHSNSMSPTSNGNGISYDNEMNGQGAQGKKRGATKRKASTNKTPPKNNKRTKAQKGGDDSKPEEFTNEDLDNMDDQLEFEEEENNNNNNGKPKKPETEDEKRKSFLERNRVAALKCRQRKKQWLNNLQSKVDSYTNENETLHQKVQQMAHEIMQLKTMLFAHKDTPIGIQQGIAQYVVPPLYDDMPPMHQSQNPYGLGTMPPSQNPNM, encoded by the exons atgccGACCTTTTCCAAGATCGGCAGTAGTCCTGTAGAGGAAAAATTTCTGCCCGCAG CCGCCGATTCCACCGTGCCAGATATCACGGTCAAGCCAGTTCATTTGGATGTCGGTCGACAACTTCCAAACATACCTGTCCCTCCACAAAACAACATCTCCGATTACCTTTCCAAGCGAGCGTTGGCCAACAACTCAcacgaagaggaagaaaatccTTTCGACTCACAATTTGGAGGTGGTCCGGTGAAGTCAAATCTTCCCGCCAAAACCCCGGGTGGTACCTTGTTGCCTTCGATCCAAGCTCTACAATCAGCGTCGTCACCTGGGTTTGGCTTGAGTGGGTTAAGGTCGGGTCCATTAAGTCCTAACATGCTCACCGGTCCCAAAGAACCTGCTGAAGATTACTTCTCAGCAGATCATAACTTGATTAGTGATGGCCCAAGAGGCTACACTCCCGTCACATCGGACATGAGGGGTATGCATTCAAGGGTGTTACCCACTCCAAGTCCTGGTGGGTATAGTTTTGGAGGCTCTGTTCAAACACCTGGATTGGCTGAGTTTCAACGAACGGCTATTCAAGCTGCCAGTCTCGCGGCTCAACAGCAGAGAGATATGAATGTGACTTCGCAACCTCAACAGCACAACGAAGACAATCACAACGTCTTGAGCAACTACCCTGACAATGATTCTTTGAATGCAGCCGCGAGTCTTCAATTGCTAACTCAAACTTCTGCCTCATCTCGCGACTCTTCGCCACATCACAATCTCGCATTGGGTCAATCGAGGCAACCGCCATTCTCTGCACAACAACATATCTTGAATCGCAATCATCAAATGTTAAACCAAAACATGCAACCGGTTCAAGCTAACGGTCAAGTACCTGGCCGACCAAACAATCATCCTTTGACCAATGGTCATTCTGGAACGAGGAACAATTCTATTCACTCGAATTCAATGAGTCCTACAAGTAATGGTAATGGCATTTCTTATGATAATGAGATGAATGGTCAAGGTGctcaaggaaagaagagaggagcCACCAAGAGGAAAGCAAGTACCAACAAAACCCCACCAAAGAACAACAAGAGAACCAAAGCTCAAAAGGGTGGTGATGATTCGAAACCAGAAGAATTCACCAATGAAGACTTGGATAACATGGATGATCAActtgaatttgaagaggaagagaataacaataacaacaatgGTAAACCCAAGAAGCCAGAAACTGAAGATGAAAAGCGAAAGAGTTTCCTGGAACGTAACAG GGTTGCTGCTCTTAAATGTAGACAGCGTAAGAAGCAATGGTTGAACAACTTGCAAAGTAAAGTTGATTCGTACACCAACGAAAATGAGACTCTTCATCAAAAAGTTCAACAGATGGCTCATGAAATTATGCAACTCAAAACCATGCTTTTCGCCCACAAAGATACTCCTATTGGCATTCAACAAGGAATTGCACAATATGTTGTTCCTCCTCTCTACGATGATATGCCACCAATGCATCAGTCTCAAAATCCATATGGTTTAGGTACAATGCCACCATCTCAAAATCCTAACATGTGA